A region of Streptomyces halobius DNA encodes the following proteins:
- a CDS encoding acyl-CoA thioesterase, giving the protein MTDALQSLLDLLSLERIEQDIFRGRSTASIVPRVFGGQVAAQALVAAGRTVPADRPPHSLHAYFLRPGDPGAPIVYTVDRIRDGRSFTTRRVVAVQHGQPIFHLSASFQLPEEGLEHQEPMPPAPDPLELPTAAEMLPRYADRFTGPGVVERLLESRAAIDLRYVDEPPFATAGEARDPRSQVWFRTQGKLDDDGGIPRPLLDICLVTYVSDMTLLDSILLAHGRGGWAVGDVVGASLDHAMWFHRPLRADDWLLYDQESPTAQGGRGLGKGRIFTADGQLAVSVIQEGVVRVPRA; this is encoded by the coding sequence GTGACCGACGCACTCCAGTCGCTGCTCGATCTGCTCTCCCTGGAGCGGATCGAGCAGGACATCTTCCGCGGCCGGAGCACCGCCTCCATCGTGCCCCGGGTCTTCGGCGGCCAGGTCGCCGCCCAGGCCCTGGTCGCGGCCGGACGCACCGTCCCCGCCGACCGGCCGCCGCACTCCCTGCACGCCTACTTCCTGCGTCCGGGCGACCCCGGCGCGCCCATCGTCTACACCGTCGACCGCATCCGCGACGGCCGGTCCTTCACCACCCGCAGGGTCGTCGCCGTCCAGCACGGCCAGCCGATCTTCCACCTGTCCGCCTCCTTCCAGCTGCCCGAGGAGGGGCTGGAGCACCAGGAGCCGATGCCTCCGGCACCGGACCCGCTGGAGCTGCCCACCGCCGCCGAGATGCTGCCCCGCTACGCCGACCGGTTCACCGGCCCCGGCGTCGTCGAGCGGCTGCTGGAGTCCCGGGCGGCGATCGATCTGCGCTATGTCGACGAGCCGCCGTTCGCCACCGCGGGCGAGGCCCGCGACCCCAGGTCGCAGGTCTGGTTCCGCACCCAGGGCAAGCTCGACGACGACGGTGGGATCCCCCGCCCGCTGCTCGACATCTGCCTGGTCACCTATGTCTCCGACATGACCCTGCTGGACTCGATCCTGCTCGCGCACGGCCGGGGCGGCTGGGCCGTCGGCGACGTCGTCGGGGCATCGCTGGACCACGCCATGTGGTTCCACCGCCCGCTGCGCGCCGACGACTGGCTGCTGTACGACCAGGAGTCCCCCACCGCCCAGGGCGGCCGGGGGCTGGGCAAGGGGCGCATTTTCACGGCCGATGGGCAGCTGGCCGTGTCGGTGATCCAGGAGGGGGTCGTGCGGGTGCCGAGGGCGTAG
- a CDS encoding class I SAM-dependent DNA methyltransferase — protein sequence MSDRVAQHYADLAHTYDQTWGHRPEYLSWMCGHIATRLPIRPGTRIADIGAGTGLFLQRLIGNASAQSPILCVDPSAAMLAQLPDDPRLHPIHAGAEEVAMGQATLPYDRLHGILIKETIHHISELDTTLKGLAELLVPGGRILVVTLPPRLEYPLFHSALDRFAERQPDPQDIADHMRESGLITSYGCEEYQVRVDRNHWIGLVANRWMSVLSSFTDEQLTDGLAEIRRRYAPGEICFPDRFAFVLGKRP from the coding sequence GTGAGCGACCGCGTCGCACAGCACTACGCCGATCTCGCCCACACCTACGACCAGACTTGGGGGCACCGCCCCGAATACCTGTCGTGGATGTGCGGACACATCGCCACCAGACTCCCGATCAGGCCCGGAACACGGATCGCCGACATCGGTGCCGGCACCGGACTGTTCCTCCAGCGTCTGATCGGCAACGCCTCAGCGCAAAGCCCGATCCTGTGCGTCGATCCCAGCGCCGCGATGCTCGCCCAACTACCGGACGACCCCCGGCTGCACCCCATCCACGCCGGCGCAGAAGAGGTGGCTATGGGACAGGCCACCCTTCCGTATGACCGGCTGCACGGCATCCTCATCAAGGAGACCATTCACCACATCAGCGAACTGGACACCACCCTCAAGGGCCTGGCCGAGCTGCTCGTGCCGGGCGGACGTATCCTCGTCGTCACGCTGCCACCGCGGCTGGAATATCCCCTGTTCCATTCCGCCCTGGACCGGTTCGCCGAACGACAACCGGATCCCCAGGACATCGCCGACCACATGCGGGAATCCGGACTCATCACCAGCTACGGGTGCGAGGAATATCAGGTACGCGTCGACCGGAACCACTGGATCGGACTGGTGGCCAACCGGTGGATGTCGGTGCTGTCGTCATTCACCGACGAGCAACTCACCGACGGCCTTGCGGAGATTCGGCGCCGGTACGCTCCCGGTGAGATCTGCTTCCCGGACCGGTTCGCCTTCGTGCTCGGCAAAAGGCCGTGA
- the tgmC gene encoding ATP-grasp peptide maturase system methyltransferase, whose translation MPHDDKSLRLRLAEHLAAGGYLRTAPWRAAVEEVPRHEFLRGGFFEPVDGPGPTAWRPVLPDDPQWLERCYDDESLVTQIAGTIVPRDIRGEILRAPTSSRTMPSLVVRMLEELHVEDGLTVQEIGSGYSTGLLCHRLGDQAVTSVEVDPDVSASASVALGACGYFPELVVGDGLVGHADGGKRDRTIATCGVIDLPYTWVEQTKPGGLILATLCGWLYSSELARLTVREDGTARGRFLGGQISFMLARPQLPPSLGMLPDLDIGEERPASLAANVLDDWNTRFVAQLAAPRAQRISLVRDGRTEDVLIDVDAGVWAALTQEAGGTWTVRQGGPGRLWDDVERYVTRWRSDGAPGLDHFEVTVTPDGQTITWSREGHEDEDDG comes from the coding sequence GTGCCCCACGACGACAAGTCCCTACGCCTCCGCCTCGCTGAACACCTTGCCGCCGGCGGATACCTCCGCACCGCGCCGTGGCGGGCGGCCGTAGAGGAGGTCCCACGGCATGAGTTCCTGCGCGGCGGATTCTTCGAACCGGTCGATGGCCCCGGGCCGACCGCGTGGCGACCGGTACTGCCGGACGATCCGCAGTGGCTGGAGCGCTGCTATGACGACGAGTCCCTGGTGACGCAGATCGCCGGGACGATCGTCCCCCGCGACATCCGGGGCGAGATCCTGCGCGCCCCGACCTCCTCCCGCACCATGCCCTCCCTGGTGGTACGCATGCTCGAAGAGCTGCACGTCGAGGACGGGCTCACGGTGCAGGAGATCGGCAGCGGCTATTCCACGGGCCTGCTCTGTCACCGGCTTGGCGACCAGGCCGTGACCTCCGTGGAGGTCGACCCGGACGTGTCCGCCTCCGCGAGCGTGGCTCTTGGCGCCTGCGGATACTTCCCCGAACTGGTGGTCGGCGACGGGCTCGTGGGCCATGCAGACGGCGGGAAACGCGACCGCACCATCGCCACCTGCGGCGTGATCGACCTGCCCTACACGTGGGTGGAGCAGACCAAGCCGGGCGGCCTCATCCTGGCCACTCTGTGCGGGTGGCTCTACTCTTCCGAACTCGCCCGGCTCACCGTCAGAGAGGACGGGACCGCCCGCGGCCGCTTCCTCGGCGGACAGATCTCCTTCATGCTCGCCCGCCCCCAGCTCCCGCCCTCGCTCGGCATGCTCCCCGACCTCGACATCGGAGAGGAGCGCCCCGCGAGCCTCGCGGCCAATGTCCTGGACGACTGGAACACGCGCTTCGTCGCCCAACTCGCCGCCCCCCGCGCCCAGCGCATCAGCCTGGTGCGCGACGGCCGGACCGAAGATGTCCTCATCGATGTGGACGCCGGCGTATGGGCGGCCCTCACCCAGGAGGCCGGCGGCACATGGACCGTGCGGCAGGGCGGACCGGGTCGCCTCTGGGATGACGTCGAGCGGTACGTCACCCGCTGGCGGTCCGATGGCGCCCCCGGTCTCGATCACTTCGAGGTCACGGTCACGCCCGACGGCCAGACCATCACCTGGTCCCGAGAGGGACATGAGGACGAGGACGATGGCTGA
- the tgmA gene encoding putative ATP-grasp-modified RiPP: protein MFVHSDRLPNGTPLPSGHNTPAPWGLRRMAPYPAFSPGYARTELDPATQTARYFDADGQPVMMPGHGTSTGTNPPTNTGNPSDGAGPGGSGGGDQDTGNDSDQ, encoded by the coding sequence GTGTTCGTTCATTCCGACCGTCTCCCGAACGGGACACCGTTGCCATCCGGACACAACACCCCAGCACCGTGGGGCCTGCGGCGCATGGCCCCCTACCCGGCGTTCTCCCCCGGCTATGCCCGTACCGAGCTGGACCCTGCGACGCAGACCGCGCGCTACTTCGATGCGGACGGACAGCCTGTGATGATGCCGGGGCACGGCACCAGCACCGGCACGAACCCGCCTACCAACACCGGTAACCCGTCCGACGGCGCCGGGCCCGGGGGTTCCGGTGGCGGGGACCAGGACACCGGGAACGACAGCGACCAGTGA
- a CDS encoding putative Ig domain-containing protein, with protein MSGFGGARGFGRRRGGGDGAPVELRFIDLLLIIIATLMFLAVLLSLVSANTPAGEQQAVKPPKIEVATTKAPDALAGSPYELTLAAVGGVAPYRWERTAGQLPKGLRLTSNGVLTGRAEQPADGPGPVRATVRVEDSKGQRAERTLSLTVRRAAEEGAERPRLRVVSKTVAVPEGKKDEAYPAHRFAADAGSGPYTWEPAGALPGGMRLSRTGELSGKPAEEGVFTFGIRVKDSTGLQAEQQVRLVVGEVRPEEDGDVWDAPWWLLALGAIGALVVLQILKMIFFGRRSMVTPPVQGVFRR; from the coding sequence ATGAGCGGCTTCGGCGGAGCCAGGGGTTTCGGCAGGCGGCGCGGCGGCGGGGACGGTGCGCCGGTGGAGCTGCGCTTCATCGACCTGCTGCTCATCATCATCGCCACCCTGATGTTCCTGGCCGTACTGCTCAGCCTGGTCAGTGCCAACACTCCGGCGGGCGAGCAGCAGGCCGTCAAACCGCCCAAGATCGAGGTCGCCACCACCAAGGCGCCGGACGCGCTGGCCGGCTCACCGTACGAACTCACCCTGGCGGCCGTCGGCGGCGTGGCCCCGTACCGCTGGGAGCGGACGGCCGGGCAGCTCCCCAAGGGGCTGCGACTCACCTCGAACGGCGTGCTCACCGGCCGCGCCGAACAGCCCGCCGATGGGCCCGGCCCGGTCCGCGCCACCGTCCGGGTGGAGGACTCCAAGGGCCAACGGGCCGAGCGCACCCTGTCGTTGACGGTGCGCCGGGCGGCCGAGGAGGGCGCCGAGCGGCCACGGCTGCGGGTCGTCTCCAAGACGGTCGCGGTGCCCGAGGGCAAGAAGGACGAGGCATATCCGGCACACCGCTTCGCAGCCGACGCGGGCAGCGGCCCCTACACCTGGGAGCCGGCCGGTGCCCTCCCCGGCGGTATGAGGCTCTCCCGCACGGGCGAACTGTCCGGCAAGCCCGCCGAGGAAGGCGTCTTCACCTTCGGCATACGCGTCAAGGACAGCACCGGCCTCCAGGCCGAGCAACAGGTGCGGCTCGTGGTCGGCGAGGTGCGCCCGGAGGAGGACGGCGATGTGTGGGACGCGCCGTGGTGGCTGCTCGCGCTGGGCGCGATCGGCGCGCTGGTGGTTCTGCAGATCCTGAAGATGATCTTCTTTGGCCGGCGGTCGATGGTGACGCCACCCGTGCAGGGGGTCTTCAGGCGCTGA
- a CDS encoding helix-turn-helix domain-containing protein, whose amino-acid sequence MPSYAHGFRCAHNACQPARKADDGAQMRQNGGHMAAKPRPTARRIGLGQELRQLRKEAGLTIAEAARDMHFDETTLQRVETGWKSFRQAGHLRELLERYGITDEEQVNRLVALQRDASSREWWTGTGTTMLSGMPRFLGVESAAREIRVFHPTVIPGLLQAKGYARAVHELHKPIDETTTEFMEHSVQLRMRRKEALTRDDEPMKVWAVLYEPALRYTIGDADIMQEQYAALAELAALENVTIQVLPQSGSGYVALHDVNIMILDDGLPTTVQSDTPWSTVAVTDKPREVRRFSRMFDAMVADARSPQDTPEFLHQLSREIAR is encoded by the coding sequence ATGCCAAGCTATGCGCATGGCTTCCGCTGCGCGCACAACGCATGCCAGCCTGCACGCAAGGCGGACGACGGCGCTCAAATGCGCCAGAATGGAGGGCACATGGCGGCGAAACCGCGGCCAACCGCCAGGCGCATCGGGCTCGGACAAGAACTGCGGCAGCTACGCAAGGAGGCCGGGCTCACCATCGCGGAGGCAGCAAGGGACATGCACTTCGACGAGACCACGCTTCAACGCGTCGAGACTGGTTGGAAGTCCTTCCGGCAGGCCGGTCATCTGCGGGAGCTGCTGGAGCGCTACGGCATCACCGACGAGGAGCAGGTGAACCGGCTCGTTGCCCTCCAGCGCGACGCATCCAGTCGTGAATGGTGGACCGGCACGGGAACCACCATGTTGTCGGGCATGCCGCGATTTCTCGGCGTTGAGTCCGCCGCCCGGGAGATCCGCGTCTTCCACCCGACCGTTATCCCTGGGCTCCTCCAAGCCAAGGGCTACGCGCGAGCCGTACACGAACTGCACAAGCCCATCGACGAGACGACAACGGAGTTCATGGAGCACAGCGTGCAGCTCCGCATGCGGCGAAAGGAGGCTCTGACACGCGATGACGAACCGATGAAGGTATGGGCGGTCCTGTATGAACCAGCGCTGCGTTACACCATCGGTGACGCAGACATCATGCAGGAACAGTACGCCGCTCTCGCCGAACTGGCCGCTCTGGAGAACGTGACCATACAGGTCCTCCCCCAGTCAGGAAGTGGCTACGTTGCCCTCCATGACGTCAACATCATGATTCTTGACGACGGCCTGCCCACAACGGTTCAGTCCGACACCCCGTGGAGCACCGTCGCGGTTACGGACAAGCCACGCGAGGTCAGGCGGTTCTCCCGCATGTTTGACGCCATGGTGGCAGACGCTCGGTCCCCCCAGGACACCCCCGAGTTCTTGCATCAACTATCGAGAGAGATCGCACGATGA
- a CDS encoding DUF397 domain-containing protein, producing MNTQPAKVSALNLEDADWFKSSYSNNGGNCVEVANGLPGTVPVRDSKDPHSPALAFSASGWSSFVDAVKRGEFRA from the coding sequence ATGAACACCCAACCTGCCAAGGTGTCGGCACTCAACCTGGAGGACGCCGACTGGTTCAAGTCCTCCTACAGCAACAACGGGGGCAACTGCGTCGAGGTCGCCAACGGCCTCCCCGGCACCGTCCCGGTCCGGGACAGCAAGGACCCGCACAGCCCCGCGTTGGCCTTCTCGGCGAGCGGCTGGTCATCGTTCGTCGATGCCGTCAAGCGCGGTGAGTTCCGCGCCTGA
- a CDS encoding MotA/TolQ/ExbB proton channel family protein, whose protein sequence is MTRLRTTFIWCGLLGVGSALLLSLTGATAIVPPLHSLVEHGGVSQLLATSVLALNIWVLLMLLALSGRNSREAASLAAAKPRGPGHARTEVHEALKQVRLMSGRVEPSQIESLVGGRSAVRGARAETPYVVIRALVWALPALGFIGTAAEMSRSIRGLSGAMRGTSSYAELSGVLVSDVIRPLASAFGITLFALGSSVVFHLLVSFVHTREERLLLELDELVLERLSSAAGSGAVSGRDRTAEAEAAAAMSQAMRSAAEEIQGLNTEVGRLATEASRVRFDARDAKPDRAEEVIRQLGAIGAQLAAIGEGLDREMVLMPVRGQGRVPGQGGYPGGHGPAGGPGGPGGPGDGVL, encoded by the coding sequence ATGACGAGACTGCGGACGACATTCATCTGGTGCGGGCTTCTGGGGGTCGGCTCCGCCCTGTTACTGAGCCTCACGGGAGCCACGGCGATAGTGCCGCCGCTCCACAGCCTCGTCGAACACGGCGGAGTGTCCCAGCTCCTCGCCACCTCCGTGCTCGCCCTCAATATCTGGGTGCTGTTGATGCTGCTCGCCCTGAGCGGCCGCAACAGCAGGGAGGCCGCATCGCTGGCCGCCGCGAAACCGAGGGGCCCAGGGCACGCGCGTACCGAGGTGCACGAGGCTCTGAAACAGGTCCGCCTGATGAGCGGCCGGGTCGAGCCGTCGCAGATCGAGTCCCTGGTCGGCGGCCGTTCCGCGGTCCGCGGGGCGCGCGCCGAGACGCCGTACGTCGTCATTCGCGCCCTGGTGTGGGCGCTGCCCGCGCTCGGCTTCATCGGCACCGCGGCGGAGATGTCGCGGTCGATCCGCGGGCTGAGCGGCGCCATGCGCGGCACCAGCAGCTACGCCGAGCTGAGCGGCGTGCTGGTGTCCGATGTGATCAGGCCGCTCGCCTCCGCCTTCGGCATCACGCTGTTCGCGCTCGGCAGCAGCGTCGTCTTCCATCTGCTGGTGTCGTTCGTGCACACCCGTGAGGAGCGGCTGCTGCTGGAGCTGGACGAACTGGTCCTTGAGCGGCTGTCCTCGGCTGCCGGAAGCGGGGCCGTCTCCGGCCGCGACCGGACCGCCGAGGCCGAGGCGGCGGCCGCCATGTCCCAGGCCATGCGCTCGGCCGCCGAGGAGATCCAGGGGCTGAACACCGAGGTGGGGCGGCTGGCGACGGAAGCCTCCCGAGTGCGGTTCGACGCGCGGGACGCCAAGCCCGACCGTGCCGAGGAGGTCATCCGGCAACTCGGTGCCATCGGTGCCCAACTGGCTGCCATCGGGGAGGGGCTGGACCGAGAGATGGTGCTGATGCCGGTGCGCGGTCAGGGCAGGGTTCCCGGCCAGGGCGGTTATCCCGGCGGTCATGGGCCGGCCGGCGGTCCCGGTGGGCCGGGCGGCCCGGGTGACGGAGTCCTGTGA
- a CDS encoding trypsin-like peptidase domain-containing protein produces MKGKAEKPPWQVRVRAASGGAVAGGGTLCANGTVLTCAHVVQQGRGPDGRGGVCVDFPFLERGSGIPARIVLAGEPDVIGGPDDVAVLRPDRIPYGAEPAPMAENTDLAGHTLGAYGFPDGHPDGVWAGSRAGPPPGCCSSPPSANRAIRRPAGSAARPYGTRTFRRSSAW; encoded by the coding sequence GTGAAGGGTAAAGCAGAGAAGCCGCCGTGGCAGGTACGGGTACGCGCCGCCTCCGGCGGTGCGGTGGCCGGCGGGGGCACTCTCTGTGCCAACGGCACCGTCCTCACCTGCGCTCATGTCGTCCAGCAGGGTCGGGGACCGGACGGCCGGGGCGGCGTATGCGTCGACTTCCCGTTCCTGGAGCGGGGCAGCGGTATCCCGGCGCGGATCGTGCTCGCCGGCGAGCCGGACGTGATCGGCGGCCCGGACGATGTCGCCGTGCTGAGACCGGACCGCATCCCCTACGGGGCCGAGCCCGCCCCCATGGCGGAGAACACCGATCTGGCCGGGCACACGCTCGGCGCGTACGGATTTCCCGACGGCCATCCGGACGGCGTATGGGCGGGCTCGCGGGCCGGACCGCCGCCGGGCTGCTGCAGTTCGCCGCCGTCGGCGAACCGGGCCATCCGCCGGCCCGCGGGTTCAGCGGCTCGCCCGTATGGGACGAGGACCTTCAGGCGGTCATCGGCATGGTGA
- a CDS encoding phosphatase — MPIAAAAAAPTRAELVDHLVRTRIAGDVATPRENNLDHYRKLANGDRHYWLGLELGDRWRDEQDVLAVMAERCGVSDDPHHRHGQDTIDPELTVDALDRTAAVLRKAAADRQRVLFATGHPGGLLDVHRATAEALRAKGCEIVTVPGVLTVDEGLVVQFAGVAMLERGATLWHTHSPAPMAAILDQLEREGAPLPDLVMADHGWAGCAGQRGIEAVGFADCNDPALFLGEAEGTLQVTIPLDDHVLSPRYYDPLTAYLLDAAGLV, encoded by the coding sequence ATGCCGATAGCCGCTGCCGCCGCAGCCCCCACGCGCGCCGAACTTGTCGATCATCTCGTGCGGACCCGGATCGCCGGTGATGTCGCCACCCCCCGCGAGAACAACCTGGACCACTACCGCAAACTCGCCAACGGCGACCGCCACTACTGGCTCGGCCTGGAGCTCGGCGACCGGTGGAGGGACGAACAGGACGTCCTCGCGGTGATGGCGGAGCGCTGCGGCGTCAGCGACGATCCGCACCACCGGCACGGGCAGGACACCATCGACCCCGAGCTGACGGTGGACGCCCTGGACCGCACGGCCGCGGTGCTGCGCAAGGCGGCGGCCGACCGGCAGCGGGTGCTGTTCGCCACCGGTCACCCGGGCGGGCTGCTGGACGTGCACCGCGCCACGGCCGAGGCACTGCGGGCGAAGGGCTGCGAGATCGTGACCGTACCGGGTGTACTGACGGTGGACGAGGGCCTGGTCGTCCAGTTCGCCGGTGTGGCGATGCTGGAGCGCGGCGCGACGCTCTGGCACACCCACTCCCCCGCCCCGATGGCGGCGATCCTCGACCAGCTGGAGCGGGAGGGCGCCCCGCTGCCGGACCTGGTGATGGCCGACCACGGCTGGGCGGGCTGCGCGGGCCAGCGCGGCATCGAGGCGGTGGGCTTCGCGGACTGCAACGACCCGGCGCTCTTCCTGGGCGAGGCCGAGGGCACACTCCAGGTGACGATCCCGCTGGACGACCACGTCCTGAGCCCGCGCTACTACGACCCGCTGACCGCCTACCTGCTGGACGCGGCGGGGCTGGTCTGA
- the tgmB gene encoding ATP-grasp ribosomal peptide maturase: MTHPGPVLVVTNLDDPTTDLVIDELHGRGVPVVRFDSGDFPATLSVAAMITSEGITGTLTTPTRTADLAGVRSLYYRRPSGFTFPHLDEQTARFAVSQARYGLGGVMASLPGCLYVNHPHRIGDAEFKPSGLATAVTAGFQVPPTLLTSAPEAARAFIKTHGPVIYKPLSAPLYRNADGVSCTVKVAEVAAKEIDEAIAGTAHLFQQRVDKVADARVTVIGDHVFTVRIDSDLLDWRTDYGRLTYTPVQPPPGLTSALYRYLARFGLVFGCFDFAIGREGQWWFLECNPSGQWAWLEPETGLPMVAAMADLLERKPTCPTTTSPYASASLNTLPPADTSAPRRGGRP, encoded by the coding sequence GTGACACATCCGGGTCCGGTTCTGGTCGTCACCAACTTGGACGACCCCACAACCGATCTGGTGATTGATGAGCTGCACGGCCGGGGTGTCCCGGTCGTGCGGTTCGACTCCGGGGACTTCCCCGCCACCTTGTCGGTTGCGGCCATGATCACGAGCGAGGGCATCACAGGCACCCTCACCACGCCGACTCGCACGGCTGACCTCGCCGGTGTGCGGTCGCTGTACTACCGGCGCCCCTCCGGCTTCACCTTCCCGCATTTGGACGAACAGACCGCCCGGTTCGCCGTCTCCCAGGCCCGCTATGGTCTCGGCGGCGTCATGGCGTCCCTGCCGGGCTGCCTGTACGTCAACCACCCCCACCGCATTGGCGACGCCGAGTTCAAACCCTCCGGCCTCGCCACCGCTGTCACAGCCGGATTCCAGGTCCCGCCAACGCTCCTGACGTCCGCCCCGGAGGCGGCCCGCGCCTTCATCAAGACTCACGGGCCTGTGATCTACAAACCGCTGTCAGCCCCGCTGTACCGAAACGCTGACGGTGTCTCGTGCACGGTGAAGGTCGCCGAGGTCGCCGCCAAGGAGATCGACGAAGCGATTGCCGGCACAGCCCACCTGTTCCAACAGCGCGTCGACAAGGTCGCGGACGCTCGCGTGACCGTCATCGGCGACCATGTGTTCACAGTCCGCATCGACTCGGACCTGTTGGACTGGCGTACCGACTACGGTCGGCTCACCTACACCCCTGTGCAGCCTCCGCCCGGCCTCACCTCCGCCCTCTACCGCTACCTGGCCCGCTTCGGGTTGGTCTTCGGCTGTTTCGACTTCGCCATCGGCCGCGAAGGGCAATGGTGGTTCCTGGAGTGCAACCCGTCCGGGCAGTGGGCGTGGCTGGAGCCGGAGACCGGCCTGCCCATGGTCGCCGCGATGGCTGATCTGCTGGAGAGGAAACCCACGTGCCCCACGACGACAAGTCCCTACGCCTCCGCCTCGCTGAACACCTTGCCGCCGGCGGATACCTCCGCACCGCGCCGTGGCGGGCGGCCGTAG
- a CDS encoding acyl-CoA dehydrogenase family protein, which translates to MRRTVFNEDHEAFRETIRAFIEGEVVPVYDEWFAAGQVPREFYYKLGELGIFGIEVDEEYGGAGIDSHKYEAVMYEETARAGVNFGGSGVHVLLGLPYIKMLATDEQKKRWLPKFVTGEEMWALAMTEPGTGSDVAGMKTTAKLSGDGTHYILNGAKTFITGGVHADRVIVCARTSGPREDDRRFGISLFAVDTASAGYSVGRKLDKLGLRTSDTAELAFVDVEVPVEDLLGEENKGFSYLGKNLPSERWGIAFGAYAQAAAAVRFAKQYVQERTVFGKPVAAFQNTKFELAACQAEVDAAQAVADRALEALDAGELTPAEAAGAKLFCTEVAHRVIDKCLQLHGGYGYMNEYPIARLYADNRVNRIYGGTSEVMKSIIAKSMGL; encoded by the coding sequence ATGCGTCGCACTGTGTTCAACGAGGACCACGAGGCGTTCCGCGAGACCATCCGCGCCTTCATCGAGGGCGAGGTGGTCCCCGTATACGACGAGTGGTTCGCCGCGGGCCAGGTGCCGCGCGAGTTCTACTACAAGCTCGGTGAGCTGGGCATCTTCGGCATCGAGGTGGACGAGGAGTACGGCGGCGCCGGCATCGACTCGCACAAGTACGAGGCCGTGATGTACGAGGAGACCGCGCGCGCGGGCGTCAACTTCGGCGGCTCCGGCGTCCATGTGCTGCTCGGCCTGCCGTACATCAAGATGCTCGCCACCGACGAGCAGAAGAAGCGCTGGCTGCCGAAGTTCGTCACCGGCGAGGAGATGTGGGCCCTGGCGATGACCGAGCCGGGCACCGGCTCCGACGTCGCGGGCATGAAGACCACCGCGAAGCTCTCCGGCGACGGCACGCACTACATACTCAACGGCGCCAAGACCTTCATCACCGGCGGTGTGCACGCCGACCGCGTCATCGTCTGCGCCCGCACCTCCGGCCCGCGCGAGGACGACCGCCGCTTCGGCATCTCCCTGTTCGCCGTGGACACCGCGTCCGCGGGCTACTCCGTCGGCCGCAAGCTGGACAAGCTCGGCCTGCGGACCTCCGACACCGCCGAGCTCGCCTTCGTCGACGTCGAGGTCCCGGTCGAGGACCTGCTCGGCGAGGAGAACAAGGGCTTCTCCTACCTCGGCAAGAACCTGCCCTCCGAGCGCTGGGGCATCGCCTTCGGCGCGTACGCGCAGGCCGCCGCCGCCGTCCGGTTCGCCAAGCAGTACGTGCAGGAGCGCACCGTCTTCGGCAAGCCCGTCGCCGCCTTCCAGAACACCAAGTTCGAACTGGCCGCCTGCCAGGCCGAGGTGGACGCCGCGCAGGCCGTCGCCGACCGCGCCCTGGAGGCCCTCGACGCGGGCGAGCTGACGCCGGCCGAGGCCGCCGGCGCCAAGCTCTTCTGCACCGAGGTCGCGCACCGCGTCATCGACAAGTGCCTCCAGCTGCACGGCGGTTACGGCTATATGAACGAGTACCCCATCGCCCGCCTGTACGCCGACAACCGCGTCAACCGCATCTACGGCGGCACCAGCGAGGTCATGAAGTCGATCATCGCCAAGTCCATGGGCCTGTAG